The following coding sequences lie in one Deltaproteobacteria bacterium genomic window:
- a CDS encoding long-chain fatty acid--CoA ligase: protein MIAAQQQSAAASLDAKNLVDLFHQRVAASGSKVAGQYKTAEGWKDFTWTEMAARVRKITNGLMARGVNAGDRVAIFAATRMEWCLADLAINAAGAVTVPIYASNTAEECQFILSDSGARAIFVDGDVGEKGADGRLTRILNAQEKLPALKDVIVFDANKLPAGKTVGVLADVEAEGEKYAAANPNAYDQRAAGVKAEEAACFIYTSGTTGNPKGVVLTHRAWVYEAQCVASVHLMEPNEKVLLFLPMAHSFGKVIAASWLGLGYTTVFCDNVDRLSEFLAEGKPTVLPAVPRVFEKVYSGVIQKALATPGLKGKIAAWAFKEFDAYAQARKTGQDYSSLGLSIGKKLVFQKVALTLRERMGGNIRLCVSGSAPLASKIAYFFEMTGITILEGYGLTETAAGTTVNLPGKNRIGTVGNVFPGSELKIASDGEILIKGPGVMKEYFNNPEATKAAFTEDGWFMTGDIGEIDKDGYLRITDRKKDLIKTSGGKYIAPQNLENALKTAQIISQVMIHGDRRKYVSALVTINEDVAKKVLAEKGVNGLSYAEMGKRPEVQEEIQKAFDALNATLPSYETIKKFRVLEQDLTLESGDLTPTLKVKRKVVTTKYMKQLDSMYDEPMD, encoded by the coding sequence ATGATTGCCGCACAGCAGCAGTCCGCCGCCGCGAGCCTCGACGCCAAGAACCTGGTGGACCTCTTCCACCAGCGCGTGGCCGCCTCGGGCTCCAAGGTCGCCGGCCAGTACAAGACGGCCGAAGGCTGGAAGGACTTCACCTGGACGGAGATGGCCGCGCGGGTTCGCAAGATCACCAACGGCCTCATGGCCCGCGGCGTGAACGCGGGCGACCGCGTCGCCATCTTCGCGGCCACGCGCATGGAGTGGTGCCTCGCTGATCTCGCGATCAACGCGGCCGGCGCTGTGACCGTGCCCATCTACGCGTCGAACACCGCCGAGGAGTGCCAGTTCATCCTCTCGGACTCGGGCGCGCGCGCAATCTTCGTCGACGGCGACGTGGGCGAGAAGGGCGCCGACGGCCGCCTGACGCGCATCCTCAACGCACAGGAGAAGCTGCCCGCGTTGAAGGACGTGATTGTCTTCGACGCGAACAAGCTCCCCGCGGGCAAGACCGTGGGCGTGCTGGCCGACGTCGAGGCCGAGGGCGAGAAGTACGCTGCCGCCAACCCCAACGCGTACGACCAGCGCGCGGCCGGCGTGAAGGCCGAAGAGGCCGCCTGCTTCATCTACACCTCGGGCACCACCGGCAACCCCAAGGGCGTGGTGCTCACGCACCGCGCGTGGGTGTACGAGGCCCAGTGCGTGGCCAGCGTGCACTTGATGGAGCCCAACGAGAAGGTGCTCCTGTTCCTGCCGATGGCGCACTCCTTCGGCAAGGTGATCGCCGCCTCGTGGCTGGGCCTGGGCTACACGACCGTGTTCTGCGACAACGTGGACCGGCTCAGCGAGTTCCTCGCCGAGGGCAAGCCCACGGTGCTGCCTGCGGTGCCGCGCGTGTTCGAGAAGGTGTACTCGGGCGTGATTCAGAAGGCGCTCGCGACGCCGGGCCTCAAGGGCAAGATCGCCGCTTGGGCGTTCAAGGAGTTCGACGCCTACGCGCAGGCGCGCAAGACCGGCCAGGACTACAGCTCGCTCGGCCTGAGCATCGGCAAGAAGCTGGTGTTCCAGAAGGTGGCGCTGACGCTGCGTGAGCGCATGGGCGGCAACATCCGCCTGTGCGTGTCGGGCTCGGCGCCGCTCGCTTCGAAGATTGCCTACTTCTTCGAGATGACCGGCATCACCATCCTCGAGGGCTACGGCCTCACCGAGACTGCCGCCGGCACCACCGTGAACCTGCCGGGCAAGAACCGCATCGGGACGGTGGGCAACGTCTTCCCTGGCTCGGAGCTGAAGATCGCCAGCGACGGCGAGATCCTCATCAAGGGCCCGGGCGTGATGAAGGAGTACTTCAACAACCCCGAGGCCACGAAGGCCGCCTTCACCGAGGACGGCTGGTTCATGACCGGCGACATCGGCGAGATCGACAAGGACGGCTACCTCCGCATCACCGACCGCAAGAAGGACCTCATCAAGACCTCTGGCGGCAAGTACATCGCGCCGCAGAACCTCGAGAACGCCCTCAAGACCGCGCAGATCATCAGCCAGGTGATGATCCACGGCGACCGTCGCAAGTACGTGAGCGCGCTGGTGACCATCAACGAGGACGTGGCCAAGAAGGTGCTCGCCGAGAAGGGCGTGAACGGCCTGAGCTACGCCGAGATGGGCAAGCGCCCCGAGGTCCAGGAGGAGATCCAGAAGGCGTTCGACGCGCTCAACGCCACGCTGCCCTCGTACGAGACCATCAAGAAGTTCCGCGTGCTCGAGCAGGACCTCACCCTCGAGAGCGGCGACCTCACGCCGACCCTCAAGGTGAAGCGCAAGGTCGTGACCACCAAGTACATGAAGCAGCTCGACTCGATGTACGACGAGCCGATGGACTGA